The DNA region ATCCCAACGGCATCGAGGCTGGCGGCACCGTGCTCGAGATCGAGGCGCCACGGCGCATTGTGTTTTCGTACGGCTTCGCCAGCGGCGTGCCGATGCCCCTTGGCGCATCACGCGTGACGATCTCCTGCGAGAGCGAAGCGGGCGCCACACGAGTGACGCTGCATCATGCGCTGGCCACCGAGGCGGCGCGTGATGAACACATTCAGGGCTGGCGGTATCAGCTTTCCCTGTTCGCCAATGTGGTGGCCGGCGTGGTGCACAGTGGTGCCGCCGACAAGGTCGATACGTGGTTCGCGGCCTGGGCCGAGCCGGATGCCGCCGCGCGCGAAGCGATGTTGTCAGACGTGGCCGTGTCCGAAGTGCAGTTTCGCGATCAGTACAGTTGCGTGGATGGCCTGGCCGAACTCCTGCCGCACATTGCGGCGGCGCAGCGATTCATGCCGGGCCTGCGCCTGAAACGCGACGGCGACGTCCGCCACTGTCAGGGCACGGTCGTCGCGAACTGGACCGCAGTGGCCAGCGACGGAACCCCACGGGGCCGGGGCACGAACGTGTTTCAGATGAGTCCCGACGGCCGCATCTCTGCCGCCGTCGGGCTGTGGGGGTAGTGAATCTCGTAGCTACTTGCGTTTGTAGTACGTCTTCGACGCTGTTTCGCGCACGAGCGCATCGCCCTCGATGGACCACGACGTGCGGTTCACCACCGGACCATTGGCCGTGTCCATCGTCGTTTCAATCACGAGCTTGTCGCCGGCCCATGAGGCGTGTGCCCGGCCTTCGGCGCCGCGCATCTGCACCACCACATCTGAACCGTTGAGTGGATAGGCGGTCCGCACTCCGCCGATTTCGATCGAGAACGTGGATGAGTCCAGCGCAATGATCGTCTCGGCGTTCGCCGGCGTCCCGCCGACGCTTGCGATCACGCCACCGCGGCCTCCACCACCACCGCCACCACCGGCGACAGCAACGCCGCCCCCACCGCCGCTGGCCACCATCGTGCCCCCACCAGCACCGCCACCGCGTGCGACGACTGCGCCGCCGCCACCACCACTGGCCACCATCGTGCCGCCCCCAGCGCCGCCGCCGCTCGACACCACGGCGCCACCCCGGCCGCCGCCTCCGCCGCCGGCCACCATGACACCGGTCGGAGAACTGCTCATCGCCTCGCGACGCGCCTCCATCGTCTTTTCCGCGTCAACGACCCAGGTGCCTGAAAAGCTCCGTCCCTGTCCCGCCGCCGTCATTCCACTCACGCTCACGCACACGATCACTGCCGTCACGCCCATACACAGATTGCGCATGTTGTGCTCCCTTCGCGTCTAAAGAACCCCTGGGAGCGCCGATCGTCGCAGAAGGGAAGCGCGCTACTTCGAGTCGAGCAGGCGGAGGCGCAGCGAAAGACTATGGCCGTCGAGGACATTTGGCCCGCGCGGCACCGCCGTGACAGCGCCGCCGCCCGCACCAGCGGTGCCTCCGCCAGATCCGCGAGCCACCACAGTGGCGGTCGATCCACTGCTCACGGCACCCGCAGCGCCGCTGCTCATCACACCACCACCGACGCGCCCGCCGGCACCGCCGCCGCCCGCACCACCGCCCCGGCCCAGATACGCGCCGGCCGCCACGTACGGATCGGGCATGTCGAATGACACCAACTGGCCGGGCGACACCCAATCCACGGTCTTGCCTGGCGCACTGCCTGAAGAGACGAGACGCCCCGTGGGCTCGTGCGTCACCAGTCGCTGCAGACCCGCCCACAGCGCTCGTGTGCCATCGGCTCGGCGAACCGCTTTCAGCTTGCCCGATACCTCGATGATCATCGGTCCGTCGGTGGTGTCAACGGCGCGGCCCCGGAACGTGAAGCCGATGGTGCCCGCGATCAATCGCACCACCTGATGCTCCACAGTTTCTGTACCGTTGGGAGCCTTGTGCACCATCCACAACTCGGCATCCACGGCACCATCGATCACCGCTTCGGGATCGGTCGACACCAGCATCGGCATCGTTGCGCCCACTCGTAACTCCAGTCCCTTCACCGTTGCGGCGCAGGTGCTCTGCGACGGGCGCGTGATCTGATCGAGGCCGATGCGATCTCCCCGCTGGAGGGTGAGTTCGTTTGTGCCACCGGACCCGGTGGCCACCGCCCGGCCGCGTTCCCACAGGCGCAACCATGTGACGCCCACTGAGACCTGGGTGGTCGTTCGCGACCGTTCTGTGACCGTGACCCGCCATCCATCAGTGGCATCCGTCGGCGGCGTGCCCCGGGTGATCACTGACTGGCACAAGCTGCCACGGCTATACACGAACCACGGGTCGCTGCCTGGGGCGCCTGCCACACCAGAGACCGACGTGCCGATCTGACGGCCGTCCGGCAGCTGGACAGGTGAGGCCAGTGTGAGCTCGAACGGATCCGTCCGGTTCGCCATGGCGATGACGCCACCGCGCCCTCCGCCTCCCTGCGGTGGGGCAACCGCGGCCTGGCCGACCGTCAGCAGCGCGACCAGCGCAGCGCTCCACATCTCAGTTGCCTCCGATCGTCTCGCGCCAGTCCACGCCCTCTTCGAGTCGAATGACCCGCGTCGGCTGCGGCGCAGATGTAGGCACTGTCACCACGACAGGCGTCACCTCGGCGGCGGGGGCGGGCGCGAAAGGCGTCACCAGTCGGCCCGCAGCGAATCCTCCGGCCATGAACGCGACAGCCGCCGCAGCCGCCGCGGCCACACGCCATCGGCGCGGTCGCACCACTGTCTGCGCCTCATCCTGCGGCATCGTTGCGCCCACGAGCCGGCGCAGGGCCATCAGGTCCACCACGTACGCGCGGCCCTCAGCGGTTTCCAGTGCGCGCATGACGTCGCCATGCTGCACGGGCTCTGCGTCCACCCACGCGGCCAGCGTTTCCAAATGTGTGTCCATCGGACTCTCCTTCAACACGTTACTCCTGATCACGGCGTGCGCCGCAGGGCCGGCGCCAGGGTCGCCCGCAGCTCCTGGCGTGCCCGATGCAGACGGGACCGTACCGCAGCCGGCGTCAAGTCACACGCCACGGCAATTTCGTCGTAGTTCAGGCCGCCGACCTCACGCATCAGGAACACATCACGATCGAGGTCTGCCAGCGCCTCAAGGGCCTGATTGAGGGCCACCGCCAGTTCCTGGGTCGGGGCCGCCGCGCGCTCCACCATCGGACCTGTCGCGGGCCGCCTCGCGCCATCGCGCAGGAAATTGAGGCCGAGGTTCCTGGCCACGCTGAACACCCAGGCACGTTCGCCGCCGGCATCGGTGTCGGGCACACCGGCCCGGGTCACGCGCAGAAACACCTCCTGCGTCAGGTCGCGGGCGGGCTCAGACTGGCCGACCAGCCGGCACAAGTAGCGGAACACGCCCTGCCGGTGTTCGGAGAACAGGCGATCGGTCTTTGTCACCGTTGGGTTCACGCGCTCGGGCTCGTTCCTTAGAACCCCATGTCACGGCGTTTGTTGCAGGCTATTTTTTTCGAATGGCCCTGAGGACACGGCCCCCTGGCTGATCCTGGGCGGCGACAATGGCGCGCACCACGTAGTCACCCGACGTCAGTGCCCCGACAGGCACTGCGGCCGTTACCACAAAGCGATCCGGCTCACTTGTGGCAGCGAACGTTCCCTTGATCGTGACCAGAGCCGGACCGTTGGCAGTCCGCGCCACTTCAAAGACCGCTCCGACGGCTGCCCCCTGGCGGGCGCCATAAATTTCCAGGTAAGCCATCGCCGATGCCTCGCGGCCAAAATCCAGACGCGGCTGGAACCGGCCCTCGCGCGACAGCCCCACCACAAGCGCGCTCATCGTGAGCGGGCCTGCGCTGGCCAACTCGGCGTTGATCTCCGCGTCCGCGGCTCCCCCGCGGCCCGAGCTTTCCGTGGCCGCGACGCGAAGGCGATAGTGGCCTGCCGGCACAATCAGCGATGACGCGACCGGTGACGCCGTGAGCTCGGCGGGGCCAAGCTGCGTGCTCGCCACCAGCTTCCCTTCATCGTTGAAAAGGCCCACGATGGCCGACGATGGGGCGGCTGATTCATCGGGCGAATCGAAGAGTGCCACGACGCGAATCATCTGCCCGCCAGGTTCGCGCGAACTGAACCCCGTGATGCGCAAGGGGAGGTCGCGAAAGACCCGAGCGTCTTTCATCATGTCCAGTGGTGTCGGTGCGCCGGTGTTCACAAACCGCGCGGCTGTGCGCATCACACTGAGCTGAGGACGCTGACGCACGGTCGTGCCAGCCCGCGTCACTGCCAATGAGAATCCCCGGACCGTTCCGGTGGTTTCAGAAGGCTCCGGCTCCACGCGCGCGATGTAGTAGCCCGACGTCTCGCGCGCCACGCGAGACAGGGCCGAATTTGCCGCATCGCCCAGGTGCAGCAACGGACCACCCGTGGCGCCGGTCAAGTGCTCGAGGCCGGCCCTGCCGCCATCGGTCACCGCCAACTCAGGCTGGACCACGTAGAACTGGGCGCGTGCGGAGGCGGCTGCGGCCCCGACCTGCTTGAACTGGTCGGTTCGGAGTTGGCAGGGCGGAAGTATCCGCATCGCCGGCGTGGGCGCGGGCGCGGCGGTCGGGCCTGTGGGCACAGAAAGCTGTGCCGAGAAGAACACGATGGCGACCGGTGCTTCACCGCCGCGGAGGTCATCGAGGGTTCCGCGCAACGCCGCGAGTGTGGCAGTCGTGCGGCACGTGGCGTCTTCGGCGCCCTCGTTTGGCGGGGCCTGCCCGCCAATGCGGGTCAGGGCCTGGCTGATGCGGTGATGCTCGGTCGTCAGGTCAACAGTGAGTCCGCCATACGGCATGGTCATCAACGCCACACGGTCGCGGGGGCCGAGGAGGCGCAGAAACTGGATGATCTGTTCCTTGACGCCGGCATCGCGGCCAGGACGGACGGTGTACTGGTCAAGAATCAGCACGACGCTTCGGCCGCCGTCACCGGTGGCGTTGGTGCCGTACGGAGCAAGCGGAGCGTCCGCACCGGCGCCCGCGTCCCCTGCGGGGGCCGATGCGAGCGACACATATTCGAGCGAACGGATCGGCCGTGCGCGGCCGTCGATCTTGAGGGTGACTTCGTCCGCGCGCAGGTCAGCCACCGGCTGGCCATCTGCGCCGACCACCGCAAAATCCACCGCGATGAGCCGTGCGCGGTCTTGTGATGACAACACGAATTGCTGGGCGGCGGGTTGCACCGTGGCCAGCGCGAGGAGCCCGAGAGACGCGGCCATCAGCCGCAGCGACGCAAAGCGAAAGGGCATCCCCTTGAGGATACTCCGCGCTCAGTCGATGTAGTAGACGAAGATGGAATGGCCGATTCGCGCGACAGGCGTGTATTTGTCCAGCCATCGGAACATCGTCTGTGGCTCGAGATACACACCCTGGAGGTTGGTCACGCTGATGGCGACGTAGCTCTTTCGCTGGATGTTGATGCTGGTCGCCGCCGGATTCGGGTTTCTGAGCTGGTAACTCGGCAGCCAGTCGTACTTGATGCCGTAGCGATCGGGCGAATCGGTGCCGAAGTAGCTGAGATAGACACGGTCGATCCCGCGGCTGTCCATGAATTGCTTCAGGCCTTTGAGGTCTTGTCCCCAGTCGAGATTTGAGTCAACCAGGTAGCGGTAGCCGTGTGCTGGACCGCCGGCGAACTCGTTGAAGTACGCCAGATGATGCGGCCATGTCGTCCACGCCGTGACGGGGTACCACAGCAACGGCAGGATCAACAGGAATTTGAACCGGCTGCTGAGGTGCATGAGTGCGCCCGCCGCCACCACAAAGATGAACGGGTAAACGGGCAGCACGTAGCGCAGACCGATCGAGCGCAGCTCAACGCTGAAGAAGGCGAAGAACGCGACGATGGGGAGCCACAGGATGAGGTCGTCCAGGGTGATCGTGCGCCGGAACAGCTTCGCCATGACCAGAAAGAGCGCGCCGCCGAAGCAGAGCAGGAGGGGTATCGGCGTCTTGAGTAAAAACGCCACGAAGATGTAATACCACCAGCCCTCGCTTGAGAGCTGGCCCATGAGGTACGACCAGTGACCGGCTGCGCTGCTCTGAATGGTGAGTCCCTGCAGGTACGGTTGTGGGTTCAGGCCATAGCCGACCAGGAACACCGCGATCGTGCACGCCGCCGAGAGCAGCAGGCCTTTGATCGGCAGTCGACGGCCGCCGAACGCCATGAAGCCCAGGATGATTGCTTCGACCGGCAGCAGCAGCAGCGCCGGAAATTTCGAGAGCAGGGCCAGGCCGAGCGAGATCCCGGATAACACGTGGTACCGCCTGGTGTCGTGGACCAGGGCCTGTCGAAACAGCGCCATCGTGGTGAAACAGAAGACGGTCAGCGTCATGTCCGGTGTGATGAGCGCGCCGTGGGCCAGCATGTTGGGACAGAGGGCGAAAAACGCGAGCGCGATGAGGCCGGCGGCGAGGCCGTAGAGGGCGGCGGCCACGCGATACACGACATAGCCCAGCAAGAGCGCCTGCAGTATGACCATGAACCGCGCCCGGTTCAGAAGCCGGTCGTCACGGTTGGCCTCTGACGACAACAACGCCTGCCCGCGGGCGATGTCTGCCGCCCCGAGAAACGCGAGGTCTTTCGATGGCTCGGCAGAGTAGTTCCACACACGCCTGTCCAGGTCCTCCCAGAGCAGGGGCAGGCTGTCGAGGTAGTACGCAAGCGGCGGATGAATCGGAGCCGAGGGCACATCCCACTGCTGGTGACTGAGCAGGTAGTCGCCCATGCCGAAGTAGTTCGTTTCGTCCCACGTGGCAGACTTGGTGCTGACGGCGGTCGCGGCCTGGGCCGCGAACAGGGCGAGCAGGACAGGTACGAGCAGCCGCGCGCGTGTGGGCATCGCCGCTATGGTTCCTGGCGCGATGCGAGAGTGGCGGCCAGGCGGCGCCAGTCGTCGTTCGTGGGATCGAGCCGGAGGGCTTCCTGGCACTCGCGAAGCGCTTCAGCCACTCGGCCCTCCCTGGCGAGTGCGAGCGCGAGGTTGCCGTGCGCGAGTGCGTTGTCGGGCGCCAGGCGAATGGCTTCGGTGTAGGCCGCGATGGCGGCCTTCGGCTGGCCCGCTCGCGCGTGCATCGCCCCGAGGTTATTGTGCGCCTCGGCGAAGTCCGGCCGGACTTTTGTAGCAATCGCGAAC from Acidobacteriota bacterium includes:
- a CDS encoding SRPBCC domain-containing protein; this encodes MTAAPLPFALDRSILIGAPRATVFSFFTDSSRWATWWGAGSTIDPVVGGQVYIRHPNGIEAGGTVLEIEAPRRIVFSYGFASGVPMPLGASRVTISCESEAGATRVTLHHALATEAARDEHIQGWRYQLSLFANVVAGVVHSGAADKVDTWFAAWAEPDAAAREAMLSDVAVSEVQFRDQYSCVDGLAELLPHIAAAQRFMPGLRLKRDGDVRHCQGTVVANWTAVASDGTPRGRGTNVFQMSPDGRISAAVGLWG
- a CDS encoding RNA polymerase sigma factor, encoding MNPTVTKTDRLFSEHRQGVFRYLCRLVGQSEPARDLTQEVFLRVTRAGVPDTDAGGERAWVFSVARNLGLNFLRDGARRPATGPMVERAAAPTQELAVALNQALEALADLDRDVFLMREVGGLNYDEIAVACDLTPAAVRSRLHRARQELRATLAPALRRTP
- a CDS encoding glycosyltransferase family 39 protein, with product MPTRARLLVPVLLALFAAQAATAVSTKSATWDETNYFGMGDYLLSHQQWDVPSAPIHPPLAYYLDSLPLLWEDLDRRVWNYSAEPSKDLAFLGAADIARGQALLSSEANRDDRLLNRARFMVILQALLLGYVVYRVAAALYGLAAGLIALAFFALCPNMLAHGALITPDMTLTVFCFTTMALFRQALVHDTRRYHVLSGISLGLALLSKFPALLLLPVEAIILGFMAFGGRRLPIKGLLLSAACTIAVFLVGYGLNPQPYLQGLTIQSSAAGHWSYLMGQLSSEGWWYYIFVAFLLKTPIPLLLCFGGALFLVMAKLFRRTITLDDLILWLPIVAFFAFFSVELRSIGLRYVLPVYPFIFVVAAGALMHLSSRFKFLLILPLLWYPVTAWTTWPHHLAYFNEFAGGPAHGYRYLVDSNLDWGQDLKGLKQFMDSRGIDRVYLSYFGTDSPDRYGIKYDWLPSYQLRNPNPAATSINIQRKSYVAISVTNLQGVYLEPQTMFRWLDKYTPVARIGHSIFVYYID